Genomic window (Fibrobacter sp. UWH6):
CTCCCTCCGGAACTGTTCGAACTGGATTCCCTCGAGGAACTGGTTCTAGACCGTAATATGCTGGTAGAACTGCCCGATGACATCGGCAAGCTCAAGAACCTTAAAAAGCTTTCCGTCAGCGAAAACGACCTGATGGAACTTCCCGAAACCATTGGCGAATTGACCCAGCTGGAACACCTGTACCTGGGTTACAACAGCCTGTCTGAACTGCCGGATTCCGTAGGTAACCTCAAGAACCTGCAGCAGGTGAACATCGCCAAGAACCAGCTGCTGGACCTGACCGACAAAATCGGCTCCTGGACCAAGGTGACCAAGCTGAGTCTCCACGACAACATGCTGGCCGAAATTCCCGCATCTCTGGGCAAGCTCTCCAAGCTGAAAAAACTCTATCTTGACAATAACGATCTCACCAGCATCCCCGCCACCCTGGGCAAGCTGGAATCCCTGGAAATTCTCATGATCTCCGGCAACAGCCTGGGAGCAATTCCTTCTGAATTCGGCAACCTCAAGAACCTGAAGGAACTGGTCCTGGACGCAAACCAGCTGGAATCCCTGCCCGAAAGCCTGGCCGAATGCGAAAAGCTGGAAACCATCTCCGTCATGGAAAACCCCATGGAAGGCGGCGTTCCTCGCATCCTGTTGGACAA
Coding sequences:
- a CDS encoding leucine-rich repeat domain-containing protein yields the protein MNLLDVIAKAKADKSKSLDLSQQNIRLLPPELFELDSLEELVLDRNMLVELPDDIGKLKNLKKLSVSENDLMELPETIGELTQLEHLYLGYNSLSELPDSVGNLKNLQQVNIAKNQLLDLTDKIGSWTKVTKLSLHDNMLAEIPASLGKLSKLKKLYLDNNDLTSIPATLGKLESLEILMISGNSLGAIPSEFGNLKNLKELVLDANQLESLPESLAECEKLETISVMENPMEGGVPRILLDKKNLKIDQ